One Triticum dicoccoides isolate Atlit2015 ecotype Zavitan chromosome 3B, WEW_v2.0, whole genome shotgun sequence genomic window, GCCGCCGATTGAGATGAAGCAGCACACACAGATTGGACCGCCTGTCGGACTCGGCGAAACGATCTGATGATCGTGTACGGTTGCAGCGGAAATCGATCTCGCTCGGACTGGCGGATCGACAGGTCTCGTGCGGCCGCGCGCACAGAAGCAACCCTAACTCTTTCGTCTCAAATCTCGTATCTGGAACCTCAGCtctgtataccacttgttagataataacgagaaataaacgagacagAGAGACACGAATTTTTACGTGAAAACCCTtgtgggagaaaaccacggacgcacgaaggcgcaattactatgaggaggagtattacaagcacgagacgacagccCGTCTGAAGTGCGACTACAcggggtatataagagggcaatacatgagagtccttgaaggacaagtaaacgagttgtactcgtacgcgtcgatgTCAACGCAAAAGGCCCACACcgtttgtactacgtctagtccaacacggtactagaatttagatcataatttaacaaGTACACGTACCAAATATACATTTATTAAACGGAGGGGCACGTGCGGAGTTAAGTTAACCCATGAAACATCGTGTACCTATCCACCTACGGCGGCTCCGCGGTCGCCGTATGCCCGTATCCAAAGCAGCAGCACGCCGCGGCGAGCTCGATCGGCGGCGCGCGGCGACGTTCGCCGTGGACCAGCGGATATACGTGCATGCATCCGGGCGTAGTGACACGTACCGACGTACGGTCAAATCGTACCGCCGGCTGGTTCATCTAGGAGAGGAGAGCCCCGTGGCCTATCCATGCGCGCGCGCGGTCCACCCTGTGGAATACTAGGATCTCTCTCCATTCCATGCGTGCGTTCTTATCCAAATCTTTGACTGTCAATACAACACGGCCACCACGTGGAGTCCTAGGATCTCAGTCCCATGTGTGCTGCTTATCCAAACCCGACTATAAATACCCGTGCATACAAGCGTACGGACCACACACCGCATTGCTCACTCACTCATCTCCTACGTCTCCTTCAGGCTACTCTCGTATTCGTATACGTACGGGTGGTGGGTGCTCAGAGAAGAGGGGAGGGAATGGGGACTGCGGCGGCGGCGCTAGCGATCGTGTCGCTGCTGTgctgggcggcggcgacggcggtgcagGCGTCGCACGTCGTCTACCCGGAGCTCCAGTCGTTGGAGGCCAAGGAGGTCGCCACGGAGCTGCGCACCGGCTACCATTTCCAGCCCCCCAAGCACTGGATCAATGGTACGCACGTATTTTCTTTCCATCTATCTACCTCTCCATGTTTGtggatcatcttcttcttcaacgggCCATTGCTCATTCCTCGTCGCCTTTGTTTGCATGGCATTGACCTACTTCCCATGACGACGCAACAACCAATCAGATCCCAATGGTACGTGACTACGTGTAGCAATTAACTAACCAGTGTGGATATTTGTATGGCACTGTGCTGTGCGACCCAGCATGTATCTAAACCTACACTACGTGAAGAAAATTCGTTCAAAATGTTTGCATGGCACTGTGCACCCAATATGTAAACGAACGTGCGGATGGATGCAGGGCCAATGTACTACAAGGGGCTGTACCACCTCTTCTACCAGTACAACCCAAGGGGCGCCGTGTGGGGGAACATCATCTGGGCGCACTCCGTCTCCACCGACCTCATCCACTGGGTGGCCCTCCAGCCCGCGATCTACCCGACCAGGCCCTTCGACGTCAACGGCTGCTGGTCTGGCTCCGCGACACTGCTGCCCAACGACGTCCCTATCATCATGTACACCGGCATCGACCCCTACAAGAACCAGGTGCAGAACGTCGCGTACCCGGCCAACCTCTCCGACCCCTTCCTCCGCGAGTGGGTCAAGCCCGAGTACAACCCCATCATCATCCCCGACCACGGCATCAACGTGAGCGCGTTCCGTGATCCCACGACAGCGTGGTATGGACCCGACGGGTACGCGTACATTTTATTTTCCATCTTGGTCGTCCGAACAAATTTTCTTCACAAGTTAGCTCAGAGCTTGGNNNNNNNNNNNNNNNNNNNNNNNNNNNNNNNNNNNNNNNNNNNNNNNNNNNNNNNNNNNNNNNNNNNNNNNNNNNNNNNNNNNNNNNNNNNNNNNNNNNNNNNNNNNNNNNNNNNNNNNNNNNNNNNNNNNNNNNNNNNNNNNNNNNNNNNNNNNNNNNNNNNNNNNNNNNNNNNNNNNNNNNNNNNNNNNNNNNNNNNNNNNNNNNNNNNNNNNNNNNNNNNNNNNNNNNNNNNNNNNNNNNNNNNNNNNNNNNNNNNNNNNNNNNNNNNNNNNNNNNNNNNNNNNNNNCTATATATTGTGCTATGAGTATACATAAAGAATATATGTTGTACCTTGTATATGTGCAGACACTGGAGGTTGGTGGTGGGCACCAAGGAGAACATGAGGGGGATTGCGGCGTTGTACCGGAGCCGAGACTTCAGCGAGTGGGTCAAGGCGCGCCACTCGTTGCATGCGGGACTCACCGGAATGTGGGAATGTCCCGACTTCTTCCCTGTGGCGGTGGTCGGAGGCAGCCGTCACCACCAGCGCGGTGTGGATACCGCGGAGTTGCACGACCGTGCTTTGGCCGAGGAGGTCAAATACGTGCTCAAGGTGAGTCTAGAGCTGACACGATACGATTACTACACCGTTGGCACCTACAACCACGACAAGGAGAGGTACACCCCTGACCCCGCCTTCCCTGACAATGACTACGGCCTCCGCTACGACTATGGTGACTTCTACGCCTCCAAGTCCTTCTTCGACCCGGCCAAGAAACGCCGAGTGCTCTGGGGCTGGGCCAATGAGTCTGACACCGTTACCGACGACCGCCACAAGGGCTGGGCCGGCATCCAGGTCACTAGCTTACGCTGCCACATGAACAAAACTATTTTTGCTACTAGTATGTTTTCTACCGGAAGTGCTGAGATCGAGATGTATTGTTGTTGCTGAATTTTTTTCAGGCGATACCAAGGAAGGTCTTCCTGTCACGGAGTGGGAGGCAGCTGATCCAGTGGCCTGTGGAGGAGGTCAAGTCGCTGCGCTCAAAACACATCAATGTCAGCAACAAGGCTGTCAAGGGTGGTGAGTACTTCGAGGTCACCGGCTTCAAATCCGTGCAATCGGATGTTGAGGCAGCGTTCTCGATTAGGAACCTGGACAAGGCGGAGAAGTTCGACCCGTCATGGCGAACCGATGCACAGGGGCTATGCAAGAAGTTCAACTCGCACGTCAAGGGCGGCGTTGGGCCGTTTGGGCTCTGGCTGCTGGCCTCCGATGACCTCGAGGAGAGGACAGCCGTCTTCTTCAGGGTGTTCAAGACCAACGACACCAATTATGTCGTCCTCATGTGTAATGACCCAACAAGGTAACATATAAGATATAACTCACTCAAGTCACACTATTGCATATAATGTTGAAATGTTGGACTATCCATGCATCCTGATCCAATAGTAATTCCCTATGATCGTTATGAAGCAGGTCGTCGTACGAGTCTCAGATCTACAGGCCGACC contains:
- the LOC119274346 gene encoding beta-fructofuranosidase, insoluble isoenzyme 3-like isoform X2, which gives rise to MGTAAAALAIVSLLCWAAATAVQASHVVYPELQSLEAKEVATELRTGYHFQPPKHWINDPNGPMYYKGLYHLFYQYNPRGAVWGNIIWAHSVSTDLIHWVALQPAIYPTRPFDVNGCWSGSATLLPNDVPIIMYTGIDPYKNQVQNVAYPANLSDPFLREWVKPEYNPIIIPDHGINVSAFRDPTTAWYGPDGHWRLVVGTKENMRGIAALYRSRDFSEWVKARHSLHAGLTGMWECPDFFPVAVVGGSRHHQRGVDTAELHDRALAEEVKYVLKVSLELTRYDYYTVGTYNHDKERYTPDPAFPDNDYGLRYDYGDFYASKSFFDPAKKRRVLWGWANESDTVTDDRHKGWAGIQAIPRKVFLSRSGRQLIQWPVEEVKSLRSKHINVSNKAVKGGEYFEVTGFKSVQSDVEAAFSIRNLDKAEKFDPSWRTDAQGLCKKFNSHVKGGVGPFGLWLLASDDLEERTAVFFRVFKTNDTNYVVLMCNDPTRSSYESQIYRPTFAGFVNVDIAKTKKIALRTLIDHSVVESFGAGGKTCILTRVYPRKAIGDDAHLFVFNNGESDIKVTNLHAWEMKTPTMNELLEQ
- the LOC119274346 gene encoding beta-fructofuranosidase, insoluble isoenzyme 3-like isoform X1 → MGTAAAALAIVSLLCWAAATAVQASHVVYPELQSLEAKEVATELRTGYHFQPPKHWINGPMYYKGLYHLFYQYNPRGAVWGNIIWAHSVSTDLIHWVALQPAIYPTRPFDVNGCWSGSATLLPNDVPIIMYTGIDPYKNQVQNVAYPANLSDPFLREWVKPEYNPIIIPDHGINVSAFRDPTTAWYGPDGHWRLVVGTKENMRGIAALYRSRDFSEWVKARHSLHAGLTGMWECPDFFPVAVVGGSRHHQRGVDTAELHDRALAEEVKYVLKVSLELTRYDYYTVGTYNHDKERYTPDPAFPDNDYGLRYDYGDFYASKSFFDPAKKRRVLWGWANESDTVTDDRHKGWAGIQAIPRKVFLSRSGRQLIQWPVEEVKSLRSKHINVSNKAVKGGEYFEVTGFKSVQSDVEAAFSIRNLDKAEKFDPSWRTDAQGLCKKFNSHVKGGVGPFGLWLLASDDLEERTAVFFRVFKTNDTNYVVLMCNDPTRSSYESQIYRPTFAGFVNVDIAKTKKIALRTLIDHSVVESFGAGGKTCILTRVYPRKAIGDDAHLFVFNNGESDIKVTNLHAWEMKTPTMNELLEQ